Proteins encoded together in one Streptomyces sp. NA04227 window:
- a CDS encoding aminoglycoside phosphotransferase family protein — MLPLVETDEQRDTVVPDEAVMRPGVADLCARLGLGGRPLVRFPEGSQPVYAVGDDDVLKLFPAAAAQDGVAEASMLGHLGGRLPVATPELRGAGTYENGWRYVWMSRLRGEGLATAWDGLGRAARERVVTEAGQTLAALHALDPAPLADLLGPGDWGGFVARQRAGAVAQQRERKLPESWVEQIPAFLDGVELPVETRPCLLHTEFMSQHLLIDPADRRLTGLFDFEPAMIGDRAYDFVAVGLFVTRGDPALLARLCRAYGRGFEPAHLLAYTLLHVYSNLPWYLRELPAPPRQTLTALADTWFAAADG; from the coding sequence ATGCTGCCCCTGGTGGAGACCGACGAACAGCGGGACACCGTCGTCCCGGACGAAGCCGTGATGCGCCCCGGCGTCGCGGACCTCTGTGCCCGGCTCGGGCTCGGCGGCCGACCGCTGGTGCGGTTCCCGGAGGGCTCCCAGCCGGTCTACGCGGTGGGCGACGACGACGTACTGAAGCTCTTCCCGGCCGCGGCGGCGCAGGACGGCGTGGCCGAGGCCTCGATGCTCGGCCACCTCGGGGGCAGGCTGCCCGTCGCGACACCCGAACTGCGGGGCGCGGGTACGTACGAGAACGGCTGGCGTTACGTATGGATGTCCCGGCTGCGCGGCGAGGGCCTGGCCACCGCCTGGGACGGACTCGGGCGCGCCGCACGCGAGCGGGTCGTGACCGAGGCCGGTCAGACCCTCGCCGCGTTGCACGCTCTGGATCCCGCCCCGCTCGCCGACCTCCTCGGCCCGGGGGACTGGGGCGGTTTCGTGGCGCGGCAGCGGGCGGGCGCCGTCGCACAGCAGCGGGAGCGGAAACTGCCGGAGTCCTGGGTGGAGCAGATCCCCGCGTTCCTGGACGGCGTCGAACTGCCGGTGGAGACGCGGCCCTGTCTGCTGCACACCGAGTTCATGAGCCAGCATCTGCTGATCGACCCGGCGGACCGCCGTCTGACCGGCCTCTTCGACTTCGAGCCCGCCATGATCGGCGACCGGGCCTACGACTTCGTCGCCGTCGGCCTCTTCGTCACCCGCGGCGACCCGGCCCTGCTCGCCCGCCTCTGCCGCGCCTACGGCCGCGGCTTCGAGCCCGCGCACCTTCTCGCGTACACCCTGCTGCACGTGTACAGCAATCTGCCCTGGTACCTCCGCGAACTGCCCGCACCGCCGCGGCAGACCCTGACCGCCCTGGCCGACACCTGGTTCGCGGCGGCCGACGGCTGA
- a CDS encoding cold-shock protein, with translation MPTGKVKWFNSEKGFGFLSRDDGGDVFVHSSVLPDDVDSLKPGQRVEFGVVAGQRGDQALSVTLLDPAPSVAAAQRRKPDELASIVQDLTTLLENITPSLEKGRYPDKAAGKQIAGLLRAVADQLDV, from the coding sequence ATGCCCACCGGCAAGGTCAAATGGTTCAACAGCGAGAAGGGCTTCGGCTTTCTCTCCCGCGACGACGGCGGCGACGTCTTCGTGCACTCCTCCGTACTCCCCGACGACGTAGACAGCCTGAAGCCGGGCCAGCGCGTCGAGTTCGGTGTGGTCGCGGGCCAGCGCGGGGACCAGGCGCTTTCGGTGACGCTGCTCGACCCGGCGCCCTCGGTCGCCGCGGCCCAGCGCCGTAAGCCCGACGAACTCGCCTCCATCGTGCAGGACTTGACCACCCTCCTCGAGAACATCACTCCCTCGCTCGAGAAGGGCCGCTACCCGGACAAGGCCGCCGGAAAACAGATCGCCGGTCTGCTGCGCGCGGTCGCCGACCAACTGGACGTCTGA
- a CDS encoding HAD family hydrolase, whose amino-acid sequence MATPSYAAASSVAPTVGFDLDMTLVDTRPGIHATYRALSAETGTYIDADLAVSRLGPPLEQELAHWFPDEAIKETADRYRAIYPETAIATSKALPGAQEALAAVRERGGRAIVVTAKSQPLAELHLTHLGLEPDALIGWLWAEAKSVALREHGATVYVGDHTADVRGAHTAGALAVSVPTGPCSPAELRAEGADVLLDDLTGFPQWFAGYTG is encoded by the coding sequence ATGGCTACCCCCAGCTACGCCGCTGCCTCTTCCGTCGCCCCCACTGTCGGCTTCGACCTCGACATGACCCTGGTCGACACCCGGCCGGGCATCCACGCGACCTACCGTGCCCTCTCCGCGGAGACCGGCACCTACATCGACGCCGACCTCGCGGTCAGCCGCCTCGGCCCGCCGCTGGAACAGGAACTCGCGCACTGGTTCCCCGACGAGGCCATCAAGGAGACCGCCGACCGCTACCGCGCGATCTACCCGGAGACCGCGATCGCCACCAGCAAGGCGCTGCCGGGCGCGCAGGAGGCGTTGGCCGCCGTACGAGAGCGGGGCGGGCGCGCGATCGTGGTGACCGCCAAGTCCCAGCCGCTCGCCGAGCTGCACCTGACCCACCTCGGCCTGGAGCCCGACGCGCTGATCGGCTGGCTGTGGGCGGAGGCGAAGTCGGTGGCGCTGCGCGAGCACGGGGCCACGGTGTACGTGGGCGATCACACCGCCGACGTACGCGGCGCGCACACCGCGGGCGCGCTGGCCGTCTCGGTGCCGACGGGGCCGTGCAGCCCCGCGGAGCTGCGGGCCGAGGGCGCCGACGTACTGCTCGACGACCTGACCGGCTTCCCGCAGTGGTTCGCCGGGTACACGGGCTGA
- a CDS encoding helicase C-terminal domain-containing protein has translation MRAHDDAALAALLRARPDLLSPVPGDMSQLAGRAGTRASVVRAVERLDRFALQTAEALAVAPDPATYEELLGLMAGSEPDQRVAKALPRALGTLREQALVWGEPDRLRLVRTARELLAPSPQHPSPTGLGPTVAEAAAGMSPGRVQEIVTAAGLARTHDSVSATAALTGLFTDPGRMAALLADAPAAAHEVLQRLTWGPPYGKVTAEPAAHLRWLLDRGLLLPSPRLRPGGPPSPGTVVLPREAALHLRAGRAHRATDPEPPEPAAVGTYGARVVDATAAGQAQTALATVEELLRDWDEGGPSVLRAGGLSVRDLKRTANALDVTEQLAAFWVELAFCAGLLASDGEADERFAATPAYDEWRELPDSARWSALVAAWLTATRAPGLVGGRDAKDRTLSALGPGLDRSAAPEVRHRVLELLAALPEGTAPAPESVLARLAWERPLRGAATPGRGAGEGRTEQTGRTDAADRTDTALHADPGAPDESRTRQDDLRSRLARWTLQEAELLGVTGRGALSAHGRELLVGEGRGPARSREEATGSGVVSAVSAAVAADRAARLLAPLLPEPVDEVLLQADLTAVAPGPLRRPLAHTLSVLADVESKGGATVYRFTPGSVRRALDAGHAAAELHAFLAAHSRTPVPQPLAYLIDDVARRHGHLRIGAASAYVRCDDESVLGEIIADRRSQALRLRRLAPTVLVAQTDPATLLEGLRSMGFAPAAESPEGDVLVSRADSHRTGPRTPPEPVPEGPPLPDATLLRAAVRAIRAGDLAATVPRREVPEQSGELPRTSSAETLATMQAAVLTNEALWIGYVNAEGTASQRVIAPIRVEGGFVTAFDHTADEVRTYPLHRITGVAELAGG, from the coding sequence CTGCGCGCACACGACGACGCCGCCCTGGCCGCACTTCTGCGCGCCCGCCCCGATCTGCTCTCGCCCGTGCCGGGCGACATGAGCCAGCTCGCCGGACGGGCGGGCACCCGTGCCTCCGTGGTCCGCGCGGTGGAGCGCCTGGACCGGTTCGCCCTGCAGACCGCCGAGGCCCTGGCGGTCGCCCCCGACCCGGCCACGTACGAGGAACTGCTCGGTCTGATGGCGGGCAGCGAACCGGATCAGCGGGTGGCGAAGGCGCTGCCGCGTGCGCTCGGCACGCTGCGCGAGCAGGCACTGGTCTGGGGTGAGCCGGACCGGCTCCGCCTGGTCCGCACGGCGCGCGAACTGCTCGCGCCCAGCCCGCAGCACCCCTCCCCGACCGGGCTCGGGCCGACCGTCGCCGAGGCGGCCGCCGGGATGTCGCCGGGCCGGGTGCAGGAGATCGTGACCGCGGCCGGGCTCGCGCGTACGCACGACTCGGTGTCCGCCACGGCCGCGCTCACCGGACTGTTCACCGACCCCGGGCGGATGGCCGCCCTGCTCGCCGACGCCCCGGCGGCCGCGCACGAGGTACTGCAGCGGCTCACCTGGGGCCCGCCCTACGGCAAGGTCACCGCGGAACCGGCCGCCCATCTGCGCTGGCTGCTCGACCGCGGACTGCTGCTGCCCTCCCCCAGACTTCGTCCGGGGGGACCCCCATCACCGGGCACCGTGGTGCTGCCCCGCGAGGCCGCCCTGCATCTGCGCGCGGGCCGGGCGCACCGCGCCACCGACCCCGAGCCGCCCGAGCCCGCCGCGGTCGGTACGTACGGCGCGCGGGTGGTGGACGCGACGGCCGCCGGGCAGGCGCAGACGGCGCTGGCCACCGTCGAGGAACTGCTGCGCGACTGGGACGAGGGCGGCCCCTCGGTACTGCGCGCGGGCGGACTGAGCGTGCGCGACCTCAAGCGCACCGCCAACGCCCTGGACGTCACCGAGCAGTTGGCCGCCTTCTGGGTCGAACTCGCCTTCTGCGCGGGCCTGTTGGCCTCCGACGGCGAAGCCGACGAACGTTTCGCGGCCACCCCCGCCTACGACGAATGGCGTGAACTGCCCGACTCCGCCCGCTGGTCCGCCCTGGTCGCCGCCTGGCTGACGGCCACCCGTGCGCCGGGCCTGGTCGGCGGACGGGACGCCAAGGACCGCACCCTGTCGGCGCTCGGCCCGGGCCTGGACCGCTCGGCGGCGCCCGAAGTACGCCACCGCGTACTGGAGTTGCTGGCCGCCCTGCCCGAAGGCACCGCCCCCGCACCGGAGTCGGTGCTCGCCCGCCTCGCCTGGGAGCGCCCCCTGCGCGGCGCGGCCACCCCGGGCCGGGGCGCGGGCGAGGGCCGCACCGAACAGACGGGCCGTACGGACGCGGCGGACCGTACGGACACAGCGCTCCACGCGGACCCCGGCGCGCCGGACGAGTCACGCACCCGCCAGGACGATCTGCGCTCCCGGCTCGCCCGCTGGACCCTCCAGGAGGCCGAACTCCTCGGTGTGACCGGGCGGGGCGCCCTGTCCGCGCACGGCAGGGAACTGCTCGTGGGCGAGGGCAGGGGACCGGCCCGAAGCCGCGAAGAGGCGACGGGTTCGGGCGTCGTGAGCGCGGTCTCGGCGGCCGTGGCGGCGGACCGTGCGGCCCGGCTGCTCGCGCCGCTGCTGCCGGAGCCCGTCGACGAAGTACTGCTCCAGGCGGACCTGACCGCCGTCGCGCCCGGCCCGCTGCGGCGGCCGCTCGCCCACACGCTGAGCGTGCTGGCCGACGTCGAGTCCAAGGGCGGCGCCACCGTCTACCGCTTCACCCCGGGCTCGGTGCGCCGCGCCCTGGACGCCGGGCACGCCGCCGCCGAACTGCACGCCTTCCTCGCCGCGCACTCGCGCACCCCGGTGCCGCAGCCGCTGGCGTATCTGATCGACGACGTCGCCCGCCGCCACGGCCACCTGCGGATCGGCGCCGCCTCGGCGTACGTACGCTGCGACGACGAGTCCGTACTCGGCGAGATCATCGCCGACCGCCGCAGCCAGGCACTGCGGCTGCGGCGGCTCGCGCCGACCGTGCTCGTCGCGCAGACCGACCCGGCCACCCTGCTCGAAGGGCTGCGGTCGATGGGCTTCGCCCCGGCCGCCGAGTCCCCCGAGGGCGATGTCCTGGTCAGCCGCGCCGACTCGCACCGCACCGGCCCGCGCACCCCGCCGGAACCGGTGCCGGAGGGCCCGCCGCTGCCGGACGCCACCCTGCTGCGGGCCGCCGTACGCGCCATCCGCGCGGGCGACCTCGCCGCCACCGTCCCGCGCCGCGAGGTGCCCGAGCAGTCCGGCGAGCTCCCGCGCACCAGCTCGGCGGAGACCCTGGCCACCATGCAGGCGGCGGTGCTCACCAACGAAGCGCTGTGGATCGGGTACGTCAACGCCGAGGGCACCGCGAGCCAGCGGGTGATCGCCCCGATCCGCGTCGAGGGCGGCTTCGTCACGGCCTTCGACCACACCGCCGACGAGGTACGGACGTACCCGCTGCACCGCATCACCGGGGTCGCGGAGCTCGCCGGGGGCTGA
- a CDS encoding ABC transporter ATP-binding protein produces MVLTGGNRIEGRSIEIDGLTKRYGEKTVVDNLSFTVRPGIVTGFLGPNGAGKSTTMRMMLGLDRPTAGGVRIDGKPYPLLKDPLKYIGALLDAKAMHGGRSAYNHLLCLAQSNGIPRSRVDEVIDTVGLTAVAKKKSKGFSLGMGQRLGIAGALLGDPRILMFDEPVNGLDPEGIHWIRNLMKSLAAQGRTVFVSSHLMSEMALTADHLVVIGQGRLLADTSMAEFIRQNSRSYVRLRSPQQEQLRDVLHQAGIHAQPAGDGALEVDGVAVERLGEIAAGHHVVLHELSPQKASLEEAFMQLTAESVEYHASSAPRPGWAQANGPQQHGGAAPQGAPQHTGRKF; encoded by the coding sequence ATGGTCCTGACCGGCGGCAACCGGATCGAGGGCCGTTCGATCGAGATCGACGGTCTGACCAAGCGCTACGGCGAGAAGACCGTCGTCGACAATCTGAGCTTCACGGTGCGTCCCGGCATCGTCACCGGCTTCCTGGGCCCCAACGGCGCGGGCAAGTCCACCACGATGCGCATGATGCTCGGACTGGACCGTCCCACCGCGGGCGGCGTCCGGATCGACGGCAAGCCGTACCCGCTCCTGAAGGACCCGCTGAAGTACATCGGCGCGCTCCTGGACGCCAAGGCGATGCACGGCGGCCGCAGCGCGTACAACCACTTGCTGTGCCTGGCCCAGAGCAACGGCATCCCGCGGTCGCGGGTGGACGAGGTCATCGACACGGTCGGCCTGACGGCGGTGGCCAAGAAGAAGTCGAAGGGCTTCTCGCTGGGCATGGGCCAGCGGCTCGGGATCGCGGGCGCGCTGCTCGGCGATCCGCGGATCCTGATGTTCGACGAGCCGGTCAACGGACTGGACCCCGAGGGCATCCACTGGATCCGCAACCTGATGAAGTCCCTTGCCGCACAAGGCCGTACCGTCTTCGTCTCCTCCCACCTGATGAGCGAGATGGCACTGACCGCCGACCACCTCGTCGTCATCGGCCAGGGCCGCCTGCTCGCCGACACCTCCATGGCCGAGTTCATCCGCCAGAACTCCCGCTCCTACGTACGCCTGCGCTCGCCGCAGCAGGAGCAGCTGCGCGACGTCCTGCACCAGGCGGGCATCCACGCCCAGCCGGCCGGTGACGGCGCGCTGGAGGTCGACGGGGTCGCGGTCGAGCGGCTCGGGGAGATCGCCGCCGGACACCACGTCGTCCTGCACGAACTCAGCCCGCAGAAGGCCTCCTTGGAGGAAGCCTTCATGCAACTCACCGCGGAATCCGTGGAGTACCACGCCTCCTCGGCGCCGCGCCCCGGCTGGGCACAGGCGAACGGACCGCAGCAGCACGGCGGAGCAGCCCCGCAGGGCGCGCCGCAGCACACCGGAAGGAAGTTCTGA
- a CDS encoding ABC transporter permease — protein sequence MVTAQACRSEWTKIRTISSTMWTLSLAAMVTIALGAVISGFAAKGFDDMSRADQLALDPTNISFSGTMLGQLALIVFGVLVVGNEYSTGMIRTSLTAVPNRATFLFSKITVAAALAFAVSLVTSFVTFFLGQALLGDHAASLGDKGVLRAVIGAALYMTLIALFSMGVAAMLRSPMLALGILMPFFFLVSNILGVVPATEKFGEYLPDQAGSAIMKVVETDGGASYGPVGGLLIMCLWVAAALTGGYLTLKRRDA from the coding sequence ATGGTGACCGCACAGGCGTGCCGGTCCGAGTGGACCAAGATCCGCACCATCTCCTCGACGATGTGGACGCTCTCCCTCGCGGCGATGGTGACCATCGCCCTGGGCGCGGTGATCAGTGGATTCGCCGCCAAGGGCTTCGACGACATGAGCCGGGCCGACCAGCTCGCCCTCGACCCGACGAACATCAGCTTCTCCGGGACGATGCTGGGCCAGCTCGCGCTGATCGTCTTCGGTGTCCTGGTGGTCGGCAACGAGTACAGCACCGGAATGATCCGCACCTCGCTCACGGCCGTACCCAACCGCGCGACCTTCCTGTTCAGCAAGATCACCGTGGCCGCGGCGCTGGCCTTCGCGGTCTCGCTGGTGACCAGCTTCGTGACGTTCTTCCTCGGCCAGGCACTGCTCGGCGACCACGCCGCGTCCCTCGGCGACAAGGGCGTCCTGCGCGCGGTGATCGGCGCGGCCCTTTACATGACCCTGATCGCGCTCTTCTCGATGGGCGTGGCCGCGATGCTGCGCAGCCCGATGCTCGCGCTCGGCATCCTGATGCCGTTCTTCTTCCTGGTCTCCAACATCCTCGGCGTCGTCCCGGCCACCGAGAAGTTCGGCGAGTACCTGCCCGACCAGGCCGGTTCGGCGATCATGAAGGTGGTCGAGACGGACGGCGGCGCCTCGTACGGCCCGGTGGGCGGACTGCTCATCATGTGCCTGTGGGTAGCCGCCGCACTGACCGGCGGTTACCTGACGCTGAAGCGCCGGGACGCCTGA
- a CDS encoding DUF4328 domain-containing protein, which produces MQDLTSEDPQWIGGYRLLGRLGAGGMGRVYLARSEGGRTVAVKLVQGELADQAEFRERFRHEVAAARRVGGRWTAPVLDADTEAPRPWVATGYIPGPSLLEVVKDLHGRLPEQSVRVLASGLVRALNDIHGAGIVHRDLKPSNILVTLDGPRVIDFGIARALETVAGGQLTSTGAVIGSPGFMSPEQVRGHRVTAASDVFCLGSVLAYAATGRMPFGSAESGMHALMFRIVSEEPDLDGLPPGPMRDLIAGCLAKDPEQRPGMPELLELTGSFTDGSRAWLPAELTAWLGQHAARLLDAELPQPLPAHPPAPHEHGHPAAPDGHPAAPGGTMRLRPTTAAPGPGAGFGPGPGPGFGPNSGSGPSSWPGWGPNSSGPSGSSGAGSHSGQTTRPRPVPKSPRGLSTWLVLTLCLTTLGSIVTLQYDFALYGELMDVTSSAVPSAQQPAEFKALKKDGGGAPVWADVLVFLFALPTVVLWLCWFRRVRLNAEAFAPRGHRLGRGWALGSWFVPVAHLWIPMQITHDIWKASLPPEEAETPSSHRGQGRRRRSTGPSRRLLHLWWAAWAAQLAIMYFSKSWLTWDTAADAKTARSVLAFTLAGEVLALIAAVLAVMVVQRLSAMQDSRLAPPETQLPYGAEPFGAAPSPYGSGGVHSS; this is translated from the coding sequence ATGCAGGACCTGACGTCCGAGGACCCCCAATGGATCGGTGGCTACCGTCTGTTGGGCAGGCTGGGCGCCGGTGGCATGGGACGCGTCTACCTGGCCAGGTCCGAGGGCGGCCGTACGGTCGCGGTCAAGCTGGTGCAGGGCGAACTGGCCGACCAGGCCGAGTTCCGGGAGCGGTTCAGGCACGAGGTGGCGGCGGCCCGCCGGGTCGGCGGCCGGTGGACGGCGCCCGTACTCGACGCGGACACCGAGGCGCCGCGCCCCTGGGTGGCCACCGGCTACATACCCGGCCCCTCCCTCCTGGAGGTCGTCAAGGACCTGCACGGACGGCTGCCCGAGCAGTCGGTACGCGTCCTCGCGAGCGGTCTCGTCCGGGCCCTGAACGACATCCACGGCGCGGGCATAGTCCACCGCGACCTCAAGCCCTCCAACATCCTGGTCACCCTGGACGGCCCCAGGGTCATCGACTTCGGTATCGCACGCGCCCTGGAGACCGTCGCGGGCGGACAGCTCACCAGTACCGGCGCGGTGATCGGCTCGCCCGGCTTCATGTCGCCGGAACAGGTGCGGGGCCACCGGGTGACCGCGGCCAGCGACGTGTTCTGCCTCGGCTCGGTACTCGCGTACGCGGCGACCGGACGGATGCCGTTCGGCTCGGCGGAGAGCGGGATGCACGCCCTGATGTTCCGGATCGTCTCCGAGGAGCCGGACCTCGACGGCCTCCCGCCGGGCCCGATGCGCGACCTGATAGCGGGCTGTCTGGCCAAGGACCCCGAGCAGCGCCCGGGCATGCCCGAACTCCTGGAACTCACCGGCTCGTTCACGGACGGCAGCCGCGCCTGGCTGCCCGCCGAACTCACCGCCTGGCTCGGCCAGCACGCCGCCCGCCTCCTCGACGCCGAACTCCCGCAGCCCCTTCCGGCACATCCGCCCGCACCCCATGAGCACGGCCACCCCGCAGCCCCGGACGGCCACCCCGCAGCCCCGGGCGGAACGATGCGGTTGCGGCCCACCACAGCGGCTCCCGGACCCGGGGCGGGCTTCGGGCCGGGACCCGGGCCGGGCTTCGGCCCCAACTCCGGCTCCGGGCCGTCGTCCTGGCCCGGCTGGGGCCCGAACTCCTCCGGCCCCTCGGGCTCTTCGGGCGCGGGCTCCCACTCCGGCCAGACCACCCGCCCCCGCCCCGTACCCAAGTCGCCCCGGGGACTGTCGACTTGGCTTGTCCTCACGCTCTGCCTGACCACGCTCGGCTCGATCGTCACCCTCCAGTACGACTTCGCGCTGTACGGCGAGCTCATGGACGTCACGAGCTCCGCCGTCCCCAGCGCCCAGCAACCGGCGGAATTCAAGGCGCTCAAGAAGGACGGCGGCGGGGCACCCGTGTGGGCGGATGTCCTGGTGTTCCTGTTCGCGTTGCCGACGGTCGTGCTGTGGCTGTGCTGGTTCCGGCGGGTGCGCCTGAACGCGGAGGCCTTCGCACCGCGCGGGCACCGGCTCGGCCGCGGCTGGGCGCTCGGCTCCTGGTTCGTACCGGTGGCGCATCTGTGGATCCCGATGCAGATCACCCACGACATCTGGAAGGCGAGCCTGCCCCCGGAGGAGGCCGAGACGCCGAGCTCCCACCGGGGCCAGGGCCGCAGGCGCCGCTCCACCGGCCCCTCGCGCAGGCTGCTGCACCTGTGGTGGGCGGCCTGGGCGGCCCAGCTCGCGATCATGTACTTCTCGAAGTCCTGGCTCACCTGGGACACCGCCGCCGACGCGAAGACCGCGCGGTCCGTCCTCGCGTTCACCCTCGCCGGGGAGGTCCTGGCGCTGATCGCGGCCGTGCTCGCGGTGATGGTGGTACAGCGTCTGTCGGCGATGCAGGACAGCCGCCTCGCCCCGCCGGAGACCCAACTTCCGTACGGGGCCGAGCCCTTTGGCGCAGCCCCGTCCCCCTACGGGAGCGGTGGAGTTCACTCGTCGTAG
- a CDS encoding DUF5954 family protein produces the protein MVDDWKRELDQLHAGLVSRDDPAEMVAEADAMDASVRYPQLAVRGPVFGVAVQDPRTDEPWRVVESLSGGAPQEARDGLNSLLWFRAKDDTDDPGVRRELLAAVAKLESEPVDEVEALGLRYRVVRGDQVSRIGEDGLEPPRPTDREPADRSWEHRSGTTACDEDFLLDPDGSGGGLAAGALRLGLRGFAYAGARFPADVREDSERAVRTHPGIVLLPVAFGVVERSEKGWAPRGAFMATPHDARRLLYSGMTEIWPMFYDFDDAQRAAYTRAAEEFKAAERANEVRVDGSLFRICRIERLVRVGPDGPETPRPSDQDSYGPMKMHPTMDEDGTIHYDE, from the coding sequence ATGGTCGATGACTGGAAGCGAGAACTGGACCAGCTCCACGCGGGGTTGGTGAGCCGTGACGACCCTGCCGAGATGGTGGCCGAGGCGGATGCCATGGATGCCTCGGTCCGGTATCCGCAACTCGCGGTGCGTGGGCCGGTGTTCGGGGTCGCCGTGCAGGATCCGCGGACCGATGAGCCGTGGCGGGTGGTGGAGTCGCTCTCCGGTGGCGCACCGCAGGAGGCCCGGGACGGGCTCAACTCCTTGTTGTGGTTCAGGGCCAAGGACGACACCGACGACCCCGGCGTACGCCGTGAACTGCTGGCGGCAGTGGCGAAGTTGGAGAGTGAGCCGGTCGACGAGGTGGAGGCCCTGGGCCTGCGTTACCGAGTGGTGCGCGGGGACCAGGTGTCGCGGATCGGCGAGGACGGCCTGGAGCCGCCCCGGCCGACGGACCGTGAACCGGCCGACCGGTCATGGGAGCATCGCAGTGGCACCACGGCGTGCGACGAGGACTTCCTCCTGGACCCGGACGGCAGCGGGGGCGGACTCGCGGCGGGCGCTCTGAGGCTGGGGCTGCGGGGCTTCGCGTACGCGGGCGCGCGCTTCCCCGCCGACGTACGCGAGGACTCCGAGCGCGCGGTGCGGACCCATCCCGGCATCGTCCTGCTGCCCGTCGCCTTCGGTGTGGTCGAGCGGAGCGAGAAGGGGTGGGCGCCACGTGGAGCCTTCATGGCCACCCCGCACGACGCCCGCAGGCTGCTGTACAGCGGTATGACGGAGATCTGGCCCATGTTCTACGACTTCGACGATGCGCAGCGGGCGGCCTACACGCGGGCCGCGGAGGAGTTCAAGGCCGCGGAGCGCGCCAACGAAGTGCGGGTGGACGGCAGCCTGTTCCGGATCTGCCGCATCGAGCGGCTGGTCCGCGTCGGCCCCGACGGGCCGGAGACGCCCCGCCCCTCCGATCAGGATTCCTACGGCCCCATGAAGATGCACCCGACCATGGACGAGGACGGCACGATCCACTACGACGAGTGA
- a CDS encoding DUF397 domain-containing protein — protein sequence MRSIDLSSAAWCKSSYSNTDGGNCVEVADNFPGMVPVRDSKNPFGPAVVFESGVWSSFVSAVRCEEFGAS from the coding sequence GTGAGATCCATCGATCTGAGCTCCGCAGCGTGGTGTAAGAGTTCGTACAGCAACACGGACGGCGGCAACTGCGTAGAGGTCGCCGACAACTTCCCCGGCATGGTCCCGGTGCGTGACTCGAAGAACCCCTTCGGCCCTGCGGTTGTCTTCGAGTCCGGTGTCTGGTCGTCGTTCGTTTCCGCCGTCAGGTGCGAGGAGTTCGGCGCAAGCTGA
- a CDS encoding DUF397 domain-containing protein has product MRARRIDVSAARWRKSSYSNQDGGNCIEVADDFPGVVPVRDSKVPFGPVVVFESGVWSSFVSAVRGEGFGAG; this is encoded by the coding sequence GTGCGAGCCCGTCGAATCGATGTGAGCGCCGCGAGGTGGCGTAAGTCCAGCTACAGCAACCAGGACGGCGGCAACTGCATAGAGGTCGCCGACGACTTCCCCGGCGTGGTCCCGGTGCGTGATTCGAAGGTCCCGTTCGGCCCGGTGGTTGTGTTCGAGTCGGGTGTCTGGTCGTCGTTCGTTTCCGCTGTCAGGGGCGAGGGTTTCGGCGCGGGCTGA
- a CDS encoding helix-turn-helix transcriptional regulator: MPPRRPVTGRSQSPRARYAQELSALRRARKVSLRALGEAVCCDHSHLGHMEHGKTLGGPELAQELDKFYGTTHLVVLWELAIRDPSQFRERYRRYMALEAEAMGLQQYAPSIVPGLLQTPAYARDLLKAAGPMDEQALADDVTARVGRQSLLSREDQPQFRAILDEAVLRRPLVDIADWREQLAHLRQINERPNVAVQVAPSSAGLHGLTNTDTMFLWLPDGRTVAYVETGYSGDLVEETRDVDRLRKAYDHLRDVALSPRESGELITQFMEEALCEPVESM, from the coding sequence ATGCCGCCACGACGCCCGGTGACGGGTCGCAGCCAGTCCCCCAGGGCCCGCTACGCGCAGGAGTTGTCCGCGCTGCGCAGAGCTCGCAAGGTGTCTCTCCGTGCACTGGGTGAGGCCGTGTGCTGCGACCACAGCCACCTCGGACACATGGAGCACGGCAAGACGCTCGGCGGCCCCGAACTCGCCCAGGAATTGGACAAGTTCTACGGGACGACCCACTTGGTGGTGCTGTGGGAACTGGCGATTCGGGACCCGAGCCAGTTTCGGGAGCGGTACCGGCGGTACATGGCGTTGGAGGCGGAGGCGATGGGGCTTCAGCAATACGCCCCGAGTATCGTTCCGGGTTTGCTCCAGACTCCGGCGTACGCACGTGACTTGCTCAAGGCGGCGGGGCCGATGGATGAGCAGGCTCTCGCGGACGATGTCACGGCCCGGGTGGGGCGACAGAGCCTCCTCAGTCGTGAGGACCAGCCGCAGTTCCGGGCCATCCTTGACGAGGCGGTCTTGCGTCGTCCCTTGGTGGATATCGCAGACTGGCGTGAGCAATTGGCACACCTGCGCCAGATCAACGAGCGGCCGAACGTGGCCGTCCAAGTGGCCCCGTCCTCAGCTGGCCTGCACGGGCTGACCAATACGGACACCATGTTCTTGTGGCTGCCGGACGGCCGCACCGTGGCCTATGTAGAGACCGGTTACTCCGGTGATCTGGTCGAAGAAACAAGGGATGTAGACCGGCTAAGGAAGGCATACGATCACCTTCGCGATGTCGCGCTGTCTCCGCGCGAGTCAGGCGAGTTGATCACTCAGTTCATGGAGGAAGCCCTGTGCGAGCCCGTCGAATCGATGTGA